The Flavivirga eckloniae genomic interval ATGAAAGAAGCGATGCATTTGAAGCTATTAAAGAAGAAATATTAGAAACTTTTACCGAAGAAGAATTAGAAGATTTCGGAGATTTAGTATCTAAATATTATAGAAAAGCAGAAAAAGAGGCTGTTCGCGACCTTACCTTAAATGAAGGGTTACGTTTAGACGGACGTAAAACCACAGATATCAGACCTATTTGGTGTGAGGTAGATTATTTACCATCAACTCACGGTTCTGCTATTTTTACACGTGGGGAAACTCAAGCATTAGCTACAGTTACTTTAGGAACTTCTAGAGAAGCTAACATGATAGATATGCCGTCATTCGAAGGCGAAGAGCGTTTCTATTTACACTATAACTTCCCTCCTTTCTCAACCGGTGAAGCAAGACCAATTAGAGGAACATCAAGACGTGAGGTAGGTCATGGTAATTTGGCTCAACGTGCTTTAAAAGGTATGGTTCCAGAAGACTGTCCATATACCGTTCGTGTAGTAAGTGAGGTGTTAGAATCTAACGGTTCGTCCTCAATGGCAACCGTATGTTCTGGTACTATGGCACTTATGGATGCTGGTGTTAAACTTAAAAAACCAGTTTCTGGTATCGCAATGGGACTAATCTCTGATGCCGAAACCGGAAAGTATGCTGTTTTATCAGATATCTTAGGAGATGAAGATCACTTAGGTGATATGGACTTTAAAGTTACCGGTACAGAAGATGGTATTACTGCATGTCAAATGGACATTAAAGTAAAAGGATTATCATACGAAATTCTTGTAAATGCATTAAAACAAGCCCGTGATGGCCGTTTACATATCTTAGGAAAATTAACAGATACCATAGCAGCTCCAAACGAGGATGTTAAATCTCATGCTCCTAAAATGGTAACACGTACGATTCCTAACGAGTTTATTGGAGCTCTAATTGGTCCTGGTGGAAAAGTAATTCAAGAATTACAAAAAGAAACCAATACCACTATTGTTATAAACGAAGACCCAGTTACTGAAGAAGGGATCGTTGAAATCTTAGGAACAGGACAAGAAGGTATCGATGCCGTTTTAGCAAAAATAGACTCATTAATGTTTAAGCCAGAAGTTGGTAGCGTTTATGAAGTAAAAGTTATTAAAATGCTTGATTTTGGTGCCGTAGTAGAATATATGGATGCTCCTGGAAATGAAGTATTATTGCACGTAAGCGAACTAGCTTGGGAACGTACAGAAAATGTATCTGATGTTGTTAACATGGGAGATGTTTTTGATGTGAAGTATTTTGGAATAGATTCCAGAACACGTAAAGAAAAAGTATCTCGTAAAGCTATTTTACCAAAACCGGAAGGTTATGTTGCAAGACCGCCTAGAGACAGCAATGGTCGTGATAACAGACGTAAAGATAATCGTGGACGCGACAATCGTAATAGAGACAATCGCAGAGACGATAGAAAACCAAAAGAAAATAATACAGAAGATTAATTCCTCAAATTTTATTTTGGAATATAAGCCCCAACCAATTTTAACTGGTTGGGGCTTCTTTTTTTTACCATATTCTTAAACAAGACTCTTACAACTTCCATATAACTATTTGATTATAAAAGTTATTATTTTCAAAAATATACAAGATGAATTTATCTTATGGTAATAAAAACGTTTAGCATATACATAATAGTCATTTTATGAGAAGCTCTACAGCATAAGAAGCAAAAC includes:
- a CDS encoding polyribonucleotide nucleotidyltransferase, whose translation is MIPQVFKEVIDLGDGREISIETGKLAKQAHGSVVVQSGKCMLLCTVVSNYKSSDVDFLPLTVDYREKFAAAGRYPGGFFKREARPSDGEVLTMRLVDRVLRPLFPKDYHSETQVMIQLMSHDEDVMPDAMAGLAASAAIQLSDFPFECPISEVRVGRINGEFIINPSLAQLGESDLDMVIGASADSVMMVEGEMDEISEEEMTEAIKFAHEAIKVQCEAQVKLAEAFGKKETREYEPEREDEALAQKIHDMAYDKVYAVAKAGSSKHERSDAFEAIKEEILETFTEEELEDFGDLVSKYYRKAEKEAVRDLTLNEGLRLDGRKTTDIRPIWCEVDYLPSTHGSAIFTRGETQALATVTLGTSREANMIDMPSFEGEERFYLHYNFPPFSTGEARPIRGTSRREVGHGNLAQRALKGMVPEDCPYTVRVVSEVLESNGSSSMATVCSGTMALMDAGVKLKKPVSGIAMGLISDAETGKYAVLSDILGDEDHLGDMDFKVTGTEDGITACQMDIKVKGLSYEILVNALKQARDGRLHILGKLTDTIAAPNEDVKSHAPKMVTRTIPNEFIGALIGPGGKVIQELQKETNTTIVINEDPVTEEGIVEILGTGQEGIDAVLAKIDSLMFKPEVGSVYEVKVIKMLDFGAVVEYMDAPGNEVLLHVSELAWERTENVSDVVNMGDVFDVKYFGIDSRTRKEKVSRKAILPKPEGYVARPPRDSNGRDNRRKDNRGRDNRNRDNRRDDRKPKENNTED